From the genome of Lonchura striata isolate bLonStr1 chromosome 10, bLonStr1.mat, whole genome shotgun sequence:
ACAGACAATACTGAAAAGATCAGCTGACTTCACATAATGAATTTATGGGAAGAACTCATGCTGGTAAATCACTTTTGATACTCAATCAACAATCAGTTCTGGCAATTTTGAGCTCTGCCTTACAGACAAAAAGCTGCCTTTACTTTCCTCAGTTCAAGAATACTGAAACCCAAACTATTTAAGACTTTGAAGAATTGAGGATATTTTAAATGTACTTTTATAACTGGATGTGCAATTGATAGCAAAATAAAGATACCCACATATGTTTTAACAGACAGTGTTAAAGGGTGTAGAGTCCTTAAGACTGCATTAGAAATAGACAGAAACTGGTCACTCTAAATCAAGAGTTTCGTATTTTTTCATTGCTTGAAAAAAACACCAGTACAAATCAATGCAGATTTTCATTGGCTAAGAAAATCTAAAAATGTCTATCTCTATTTATTTATATCTATGTATATCTTGATCTGGACCTGTCTGGGAGATAGAAATCCATAGAGAACACTTTTTCTCAGCACACAAAAATTGTTCACAATCatgaaaaccaaaacacccTGTTTGAAGGACACAGTCATGCTTCCTCTTCcaatttctattttcctttcccattttttgaAGATTTCAGGATCTGTAGCTTCAATTCCTTTATCATCATCTCCAGCTTTTCCCGGGCCTCTCGTTCCTGTCTCAGTTCATCCTGGAGCTCTTGTCTATCTGCCTCTGCATGATCCAACCTCTGCCTCAACTCTGCCAGCTGTGAAACACAAGAGACACAGAGGCAGAGTAAATTTTAGCAAATGTCAAAGGGTCACAGATGGCCACTCTATGCATCCAAGTATTTCAGTCCACCAGAATTATGCAGTTATGAAGTTATCACTTACCTGCTACACCATTAGCAAACAATATCAATGTGCAAAGTATCATAAACATCATACTATAAtttagaaaatgagaaaatctaatttttaaatgcatgtaAATTTTATCTGTATGAACTGTCATACCGAACTGTCAATAACACACAGAATCTGTTGGGAAAAATTGTGATGATGTCTGCATTGGATGTGTCACAAATCCCAGaacaaactgcattttttcatttcccaAGTCCATTTCTCTTACCTGACAATATACTACTTCTTTATTTCAAAGCCTGAATGTAtttctaaagaaacaaaaccaacaacactGTTTTCTGATGTTCCTTAGTAGAAATGAAATATTCAGGAAATCTTGAACATaaccgtgtgtgtgtgtgtgtgtgtgtgtgtgtgtgtgtgtgtgttcaaaTATAAACCTAAGGCCACACAAATGTTTTTGTGATATATTTTGTGTTTAAACACTGAAATTGagtattctttttctctttgaaatacAGCAAGGCTAAAACTTGCTAGAATGTCACTAAAATTATTTACAGGGACATCTGGAAACATCTTTCCAAGTGTGGGCAAGTTCCTTATTACTTATAGTACCAGCAGTTAAAACAGGGAGGAGACTGGAAAGCAGCTATTCTCTCTCCCATTGATCTAGGGGTTATTTCTTACTAAAAGACCTCAttccattacaaaaaaaaaaaaacatttgccTTTATAATTACAGGTATCTACCTGAGGTACATCATCACTAAGCATCCCTCTCACTGAGAATTAGGAAGACAGCTCATGGAAGGAAAGAGCAGGAACACACAGGGTATTACTGGTGTTCACCAACTAATTCAGAACCCAGTGGGTGAAGGAATGGCTGGTTTTAGAGAAACACCACATTTCATCCCCACTTCTTTAATCAGAAATACTTCAGCAGTTCTTAGCCAACAACAGGCTGTTAATGCAAGTCCTGCCTGCACAAGTGATGCAGTGAAGTGCTGCAGTGCAACAGTGCCCACTGCCTGCATGCTGCAGCACGTCTGTGGCTTTGATTTCCAGCTCTAAGGAAAGGTTCCAGGACTGGTTATTCTGCCCTACTGTGACTGACAGGGTGAAGCAACTGTTGCAATAAAGAAGTCAAAAAGGGGGACAAGACAGTGCATATTCAGACAGGCCTAGAAAGCTGCAAATACCAAATTCCTAATTCTGTTTAATGCACAAGGAGAGTTCCTCCCAGTCCACAGTTCTCAGACAGAAAAGGCAACTGCTTCAAGAGCACATCAGATTAaggcttttttaaaatgctgtataCACAGCTTGGGGAAGTTCTCTGTTCCCAAGACTTCTGTTTAACTCTGGTGCTTCTTGGAACCAGAATCTACTGCAAGATGtgacaaatagaaaaaaaaaaggttcaaaTTATATACTGTGAATAGATCTACCACAGAGGTAATAACAGAGCAAACTTTTTCACAAGGAATGTATGTAGTTTTCAAAGTCTGACTTCAAAAGGAACACACAACCAATTTTCACCCTCCAAAGGGAGTAAGCTGCACAAGCCCTATAAAACATGCTGTACATGATGATCTCCCTAAATTAGAACACGTTGTTACTTGCACTAACAGGGCTCGTACCAGATGTTTAGTAAATCAGGCCTTAGTCAGAGAGGATTATTTCTGGCAGCAGAGGCCAGGAATCAGTGGAGTGGGATGTCATGAAATCAAATTCATGAGAAGGATTTTACAATGCGAGTCTCTGCCCTACTcaccaaaaataccaaaacCTGTCTCTCAAGTAGTGCCTGTTTCTCAGTTTGAGTTAGTCAGAACAGGAAATATACACAGTTATGAACAAAGCACCACAGAGCTCTACTGAGCTCAAGTTTTAGATTTTgttcactttaaaaataagcCTGTTAATAAACCTGTGATACggtgcaaaataaaaaaaattaatcataaCTACAGCTGATTTTTCAAAGGGGCATTCCAAGGTTCCCTTTATCATTAactgtattttttcccattggAATAACCTCCAACGTAAAGAAGCAATAATAAAAGCTAAAAggaaagtgagaagaaaaaacaactcCATAGGTTTTGACATATGAATCCAAAAGGCAAGAATGAGAGACACCAATATGGTTTTCATTTCCAAGAAAATGCTTGGCCAAATGTCTTTTTACAGCCCAGAAGGGGCTTCTCAGATAGTGCAGAAGATTCTACCAGCAAGGAACATGAGGAGCAGCAAGGTATGCTGCTAATCTGACCAAAAGAAGGTTCagaggtttggatttttttttttttttacataaaataaaaataatgtttaagtCTGTATCATGGGCAAGCCTATATACATTAAAAacagaatttgttttaaatgagGATGTAACAAACCTCATGTGTAAATATTTCATCTATAATATAATATGTTTCTGTAAGTTACAATCTACCTCAGATTCAATCAAggaacaggaaaataaatattgctgTCACTGACCTATTTTGGTATCTGTCTGTGGTGGCAGAACACACAAAGAAAACGAGACCTTAAGGTGGCTGAATAACGCCTTCACAATTTCCTGATACACTAAACATGTTGTGTTTGAAATGAACCTTCCCTTCTCACCTGTGCTGCATATTCAGCTTCTTTATCTTTTTCCAAATTGGAGTCACAGCTACATTTTTGCTTCATCACTTGGTCCAGTTTCTTCTCCAAGTCTCTCTgctcaaaataaaattcttccaTTCTTTGTGCATGCTCTGCTTGCAAACACTCGAGTTCTTTTTGTAAATTCTGCTGCTCTTCAGTCAGTTCCTTCATAGCTTTAGAGTTGCTTAACATTTCCACTTCCTGTAAACAAAGATCAAGATCACATACTCCTTCCTTCTaacaccagaaaaataaaaaaactcaaTTTAAAAGTGTTTCTGGAACCACTGAGGCCAAAAAGACCACTTGTAACTACCAATAACAACAGCCTTATAATGGTATTTATCTACTTATCAATGACAGCATGGAATTCTGTAACATGCATctaatttttaagaaattactTCTACTTCCAAGTACACAGAGCTTTCAGAaacaaatttgcattttcagcAGTGAACCTCAGGAAGCAACAGCACTGATTCACTAAAATATACTTTGAAGATGCAAGAACTGTAGcatcagaaaacaaaatgaagtgttttatttctttgtccactgacattttgatatttttaaactcttttttaACTTATCTACAAGCTTTATCTCCAACAGCAGAACAACTTTAAAGTAGCAGCTCTAGGGCCCTACCTGAGCTCCTAGATTCTGCaattaacatttaaatttaaataaaataaattaaaatattaggTCTCTTCCATGGATGCAAGGAGCAAAGACAGTATTTCACTGaattcagaaaacagaaatgtcaCAAATGAACACAGCTTCTAAAAGAATTCATTATTAaagaaaagactaaaaataaaatccctaaAAGCACGGCTTAGCAAAGAAGAATAGGAAAATGGTGTTCTTGTTTATACATGGCAGTGATAAGATCGTCCCTAGAATACCAGTATCTGCATCTTTGAAACACTGAAAACTGAGATATTTTAGAGCATACAGCAAAAGCAGGAGCTGCTTGGACCcaacagctgcaaacagaagaGACACCACTTATTAGTGGGCTCAAAACTCATGAGCATAAGGGATATTGAAGATTTGGTGTCTGGATTTAAGCTGAGAGAAAGATGATCTATATGCTCTGGTGTTTCTAAATGACGCAATCTAAATGATGGGATGTTGACTGTGGAGCCAGCAAGCCCAcaccagctccctgctgcccaggggGAAATGCACTCAGACTGCCACTGTACCatttggagctgctgcttcctccgCAAAATCGTGTtcagcttctcctgctgcttgatGTAGGTTTTCATGACTTCTTCCATGATCCTTCCCTTGTCATCCTCACAGCTGATGTCCTTCATGAGCGTGGGGGACAAGGTTCGTGCATCAGCACGTCCCTCCCCACGGCCAGAGtctctggggattttggaaGAAACGCGCTCAGACTTTGCACCTCTCGCAGAACGAGTTGACACAGGAGGATCTAcgcaggaaaaaaacaagagaacAATAATCACAGAAAGTTCAAATTCCAGagtgaaaaaaatgcaaagaaaaccGAGGTTACAAAAAGGTGGAGGGAATTTTTGGAAAGCTGAAGTGACATCACAAAATTTTAGCTCAGTGTAAAGCTTTCCAAAATTCTGtggtataaaaataaaagccttcAATGTAATTTTCACTACTCACCTAAACGTTTATTTGGCTGCTCCACCCCAGTTTTCAAGtccattttttcctgttcttcaaGAGAAAGCTCTGGATAGGAGGCAGATTTTTTGTGCTTTCCACTACTGAGCTTCTTCTCTGACTGCCCAGGTGAGGATTTATTAACTTCTGAAGCTTTTACCGCTGTTTTTGCAACATCTTTATATTGAGATGCAAGAGACACATTCGGGGCAACCACTTTATCACACATGTAAAGGTAGTAACTGAAAAAAACAGCAGAGGAGTAAAATTCATAGTGAAAGGTAAGACATAATAAATGATGGCTGGTTGAGAGCAGTAAGTTTAATTTTACATGAGTTCAAACTGTGAAAGTATCAATGAAAAATAAGCacatccttttaaaatttttcctaCGCAAAAGGAAAGCCTAACGACCCACTTAATCTCTACTGAGTAGATTATCTAGATAAGGTTTTGAGGCTATTAAACAAGTAGATTTTCCAAACattgctgattaaaaaaaaattcagtaaatCATATCACAACTTCATTTAAATGCGAAGAGTGAAATTAGAATGCCACTGAATCCAGACTCTCCAGCATTTTCATAATCCTTATATTGGCAATGAAGGATGGGGAGGTGATCAGTGAtgtgggaatgagcagctgtgTTCTGACAGGCCTGGGGCACATCCGAGACCAATGCTGGACATTCCTTCCCAAGTACACTGAGCTGCCCATTTGGTTTTTCACAGCTCCTGGACTCCAGGGagcatccctgtgtccctccctCAGCTCACCACCCAGCCCAGTACAGAGGGAAGAGAGCCCCAGGTGTGTTCAGGTCAGTGCCAAGACCACCAGTGTCACTGGAGTTCAACTGCTGCCTTCAACACTTCCCTTTCTGCTGGTTCTGAAGGAAGGCACTGGCACAAACAGAACATGAGGGCCCACCACAGAAGTTCCTCCACTCCCTTCTTTACGTGGGAACCAGTGTGATGTGCGTGCACCAAAAAGGGTCTGCTCTGACCCAAATTCAGGACCTGTGCAACCACAGAGGGTGAGGGCAAGAGGAGTATCAAGAAAAACCATTTCccttgctgctgcaggtgacAAATTTGGTAAGGAGTCAGGAAATGCACTTGGTTTCTAAAACCAGGAAACCATCCCTCAGACACTTCAGCTGCAGCCCTTGTTCCACTGTGGAAGAAAGCCTTCAAACACCTCTTGGAAGTCCTTTCTGAAAGGAAATTAAGTTGTCCTCATGGTAAATAGATGCTGTGCAGCTTTCCACATGCATGCATTGTCTTACAATATGAAAGATCAAAAGTTACCTCTGTCATTTCTACTAAGAAAGGGgaaattttaattacatttcaaTTGTATTGCCTGCTGAAGAACACCCACAGGTCACAGCTTTAGTCCTATACCAAAAAACACTCATAAGCAGTTCATTAGTATTCACACCaagaaatgcataaaaattTAGGGTTAAATCATTCCTGTGTGATACCTGAAGAGTTTTCCTAACAGTTCTGGTtgcaaatacatatttttcagtttgaagcatCTCTAAATAGCCAAAAGTATTTGAATACTTGACAGTGCTTACAGTTCTACACAGGAAACTCAATTTACCTGGGGTGGAAAAAGGAAGGTGGTTGAGGATCAGTTTCTGCTTCTTGCTTTATAACTGGATACCACTGTGATAATTCCAGGTTCTGCTGTGACTCTGCCtaaaggaaagcaaataaacTGATAATTGAAACATGGATACAGgttatttacattttcataaaTACTCCTAATAAAAATGGCATTTACACCATTAATACACCAGAGAAACTGGGGCACTGGAAAATGGGATGTCTTTGAAAAAGATGCAGGGTGATGCAAGccacagaattttctctgatCTCCAATTTACCATTGTGGGCAAAAGAGCAATGAAATTAACAGAAAATGTCTTTACAGACCTATCTAAAAGCTCTGCTGAGTTTCCAAAACTCCATTAAAACAAGCTTGGGagaaacagaaagcagaaaagattCTCAAAAGACTGTAGGAGCCTTTTGTAATAATGTTTCTATATAAAGTAAGCACCTGCCAGATACTTTATCTCAAAATTAAATGGAACAGTGTGCTGGTGTTCCAGGGACAGAACTTTCTTCAGTCATCACAAATTTTTATTATACAAGCAGGCAAAACTGTTCCCAGTAACATGAAAATGCCATTCCCTTTGCAGTAGCAAACAAAATTTCTTCAGGTGCATCAGAATATACAATCTTAAAAACTTCTGTGTATTTTGCATTTGGAAAGCAACTCTTGTTGTGTGTAGCTCAAGAAATGTTTTTGGAACTACTCTTTACTAGAAATTCCTGGTGATACCTAGTGTTCCTCTGCAAAGCTGCTCTTAATTTCAAGTGAAAGGTGTCTCACCATATATTTACAATATTCTCAGAGCTAAAAAATTGATTCATAATTTCACTGTATTAAAACAGCCTTGGGATGTAGGGTTTTGGGTAGGGTGTGGTTGGCTGACCTCAGGCAGCTGCCAagcaccacagagctgctccctcagcaccatccccagggcatggaagggaaaaaagagcaagaaagcTCCTGGGTCAAGATAAAGTTGGTTTAAGAggtgaaggaaagagaaaaacacaaatgaaGCAAAGGGCATGGCTCAGTCCCTCCCTCAGACAACTGCCCAGCCACCCTCAAACAACCTCAGCCTTGAATGCCAAagtctctttctcctccttctagCCCAGTTTTTATTGCAGTAGCCAGACCATTGGCATGTTAGCCACAGTTTTAGCCACAAATCCAAAACCTAGCACCATACAGGCTGCTACAAAATAAATCAACATAATTCCAGCCAGATGCAGTCCCTTCCACAAGCTGCTCAATTAAAAACCAGTCCATAAAGCTAAAAAAGTTGCATAATCCTGTACTGAAACCTTTATGTAGTGTTCTAGTATCTCCACAACTTATAAGTGCTATCAGAAAGGTTTGTATTTACACACCCTGGAATAAACCTTTAGAGGACTTCATCCCTGGCTGTGACCTGAGGCATGTTCTGCACAATCCAACACCCCCGACCCCGGCAGGGACCAAACCCCACCTGCCCCACTCTGACCAAAACTCCCACCCCACGAAACTCAGCTCTCACATTGAAACTCAAATTCAACTCCACCCCTGCAGTTCCTCAAATCACTTCCAACACAGACAGAAAGGGAGGGAGGGCACAAGGAAAAGAGGGTCTGGAGTTGTAAATTTATAAAAaggctttaaataaaaaagatttgAATAATCTCTAGAAAAATGGCTTCATCCTGACATTTGCCAAGTTTTTTCTACTTACTCAGATCATTCTAATAACTTAAATAATCACATATAATCTACTTATACTGCAGCTTGTATGCAGAGATCTGATTTTAGCTTCACATCACATTTGTCCATATTTCAGGACTCACATTTTAACATGcttatatatttacatatgaaATTATCAGGTCATCTGTATTTTCAAATTACTAGGTcagatttttgacctttttttttttcctatttcaagTGGAAACTGTCTACCCATTAATGTGAATCATGCAAATGACTTTCACAGCATGCAATCGAATTTTTACTtaggaaagaaatgaaatacTACCATAAATAAATGAAGTCTTTTTCTAACAGGATTCTTCCTTCACCATTCAGGTAAATGAAACAGGgcatacacatatacatacacacacacacatatatatatatgtatgtatgtatatgtatatatatgtatgtgtatgtatatatatatatatatatatgtatatatatgtttgtATGTATGTCTATTTCATTAcccatttcatttattttagatgctcttaaataattctttaaacACAACAAGTTGAATTGAATTACTTCTATTCAAACTGTTTAAAAGGGTTacatgaaataatatttatttttctttaaggcTAGCTGGACAAAgctgttaaggaaaaaaaaatatataggtAAGTAATGGTTTCAGTGCAATCATTAAGCCAGTTGTTTTAGCACAGACTGGATTTATAAAACTCCCATACTGTGACCAGGATCAGCTCAAGGAATCAGCAAGGCAAAGTTTTAGTGCAGAGATGATGAGAAACTGTCGCAAAGTCAAAGGGAACAAGGATCTCTCAGCCAGGAATCAGCAGAGACTCAGTGACAGCTGTTCCATGAAGAGCAGGTGGATGTTGCACTGCAGTCTACAACTCCACAGAAAATTATGACAGTCAAGCACACAGCTTTCTTGTTAGCACAAAGAACAGAAAGGAATTTATCTCAAGAGTACTTTGCTCTTAAAATATTGAAACAAAAGTGTATTTGCACTGTGAGGTGAATAAACTCAGAGTGAAATGTTaaggagaaaggcaaagcatGGCATCTAGGATGCTCCGAAGACTATGGGatttaattaattcattattaCTACATGGGGAAAGACCTAGCCAAGGGCAACTGTTCCTCCTGGGTCCAAGACAACCACAAAGGATGTGTCAGCACTGCTGTGAACTGACTCAGCAAAGGTGGTGAGGAGGTGACAGAACAGCAAACAGAACATCCTGCAAATAAATTCCCCTAGGAGTGTAAGGAAAGGGAATGTCTATGTGCTGTACCTGATACTTCTCCCACAACACAGAAATGAGGAAAGGAAgttgtggctgctccatccctggagatgttcaaggtcaggctggatggagctgtgAGCAatctgggctagtggaaggtgtccccatCCAGGCCAGGGGGGTGGAATGAaattatctttaaggtcccttctaacctaaactattctgtgattctctgaagcAGCCTAAGCTccctcaggaaaagaaaagggaaactcTACCCCAGTACTGCCCTCTTAAACTCTTTTACTCTTTCATACTTCCCAGATGAATATACAcaggatgaaaaaaaacccaaaacctcccccaccGCTGTATTTAGCTCAGGTTTTCATAGCTTCTGACTCTGGTTTCACATGTTGCTTTGTAAGAAAGAATTACACGGGTCTGCAACACAAGACCACAGAAAGTTTTACAATTTCATTTGCACCAGTCCAGTCCAAATTACTGccactgctctttccagctgGGTTTTTTCATCTTTGCACATGAAACTGAAAGATCTCATTGTCTGAAatgtgctgctgtgggaagaGAAGCAGCACTTATAGGTGTGAACATGGAAAACTATTTCCACTGATGTATCCACCATGCTGTAGTCCACTTCCTACACTGGCATTGCAAGAATAAAGACTGACATGTCTTTATCAGTTGAAAAGCAAAATCTCTTTGCTAGGAGACTGCATCTTCAAATAATTCAGCATGTGGAAGCATGCCATACTGCAGACTTCCATGGGAATCTGCTGGTAAAATCTCTTCCTGCAGACTGGCACCACTGTAACAATACCTGTTACTACCGTCAGCCTTCCTGCAAAACCAACTTTTCAGAAATTTGTGCTGAAAGGTGTCAGCTCATAGCACCCCTTTTTGGGCTCAACCATCTGCGCTGCTCTTGCTGCTATTTTGAAATCCACCACAAAACATCCAACAGGCAACATGGATTTATCATCAAACCAGCAGCCATCAAACAGACACAGAAACACTGAATACACTGAAAAGAAACTGTCATGGGGCAGAAACCATTAAAAGTTTAAATTATACCCCAAAATTGTGCTTTCTATGAATGGGAACATCTACAATATTAATGTTTCTCTGCTACTTGTCCTATTATTTAAAGTAGAAGCTCTCCAAGGGACAAATAAGCTCTGTATTTTGGAACCACAGCACAGACTTGCAGcagtattttaggaaaaaataagatgTCTATTATTAACTATTGTCAAGATACCGGCCCACAGCTCATTACTTGGGCTGCTTAAAACCCCCTCTTTTTGGCATATTTCACTGCACAAGTGGTTTAAACAGAAAGCTCTTGCTGAACAAGCAGACTTTGGGCTTCTAAATAGCCATTTAGCTAAGCACCATTACCCTGCACACAAGTCATGAGATGGGTGGCCAGCAAGCCAGGTTGCCATCCAGCCCACGTGTGCATGCTGGAGTACAAACAACAAATGAAGAATTCATTTGTAATGCTTGATTTTCAAgctcctttctgctttgctcagctgctgcagcacacgCTGCATTAAAACCTACTCAAAGGTCAAACGGGAGAATGAAAATTTTCACAATAGCCTGAATTTTCCAGAGTCTGTATACTTTAGGACAGAACAAGAACCAACAAAGCCAAGCCACCTCAAATGGTTACTTGCAGCccaaagaggaaagaaattacCACCTCTCTTAATGAGAAATGTTATTTCCATGGTGAAGCTCACACAGATTTAACTTAGGCTTGATGTGACAAGTATTCCCACTTAGAAAAGCCAAGTAATGCGCTTCTAAAACAAGTATTTATGTGCGAGCAGAAAGAGATCTGGGAATTTTACACCAGGTGAACTTACTTTGGACCGAgttcttttctgatttttctcgCTGAATTTCTCCTTCATTTCCTCCAAGAGATGCTtcagctctctctcttctgaTGTGCCCAGGTATTTTTGGTTAATGTGCAGGTAGCAGTGCCACTTGGCCGACTCAAACCCCCAGTGGCAGGTCCTCTTGTCTGGGGATCTGTGTGAATGCATCACGAAGGTCTGGGGTGAGAACATCCCGTAGCATTCCAAGCACTGGATACACGGGTCATCCGGGGCAAGGTAGAACTGAGGTGCAAACAACCCCTGGCACTTGCCCAGGCATTCATGCTCTACTTCGAAGGCACTGCCAGTCTCTttcagctgggccaaggtgttcTTACCAGGGAGGAAACCGCCACTTTGGGGGAAAGTGCGAGGGCGCAGTAAAGCATTGCATAGTCTCTGAGCGTCCGTCAGCGTAATGAGCCCACAGGACGGAGCATTGAACGGAAGAATTCCCAAAACCTTCAGAATGTGCAGCTGGTCTGAAGTGCACCTTGAGCAGTAGATATAGAGCTCATCACACACCGTGTTGATCTGCTGCAAGGAAAAGTCTCGGAGAACCGAATTCAATACTTGAGGCAGGCAAAGTCTTTTTTCTCCTCCGACTTTAAAACAAGAGATGGATTCCCCCTCCAGCAGGGTCTGCGTGAGCTCCgtggagctgtctggagggatGAGCAGCGGACCAGAGAGGACTTGTGGTgatgggagaggcaggaagACAGTGGGTGACATACTTTCCTGGGAATACCGAGCTGAGAAAGCCGCAGGTCCACCCAGTGAACTCTGGCTGCTTAGGTGGAACTGTGCCAACGTGTGTTTCAAACCTGGATTTAAACTCAAAGGCTCAGATAGTGAAGCACTGTTTGGCTTGGCGGTTTCCGCATCAGCCTCCACCGGAGCTTCATCATAGTCATCCaggttttccttctttattgTTGGCAATTTATTT
Proteins encoded in this window:
- the SKIL gene encoding ski-like protein — encoded protein: MESPQINFPLGLVSDQKRSRIQEDGSPPLKKAMTEMHVNNKVQVVINKLPTIKKENLDDYDEAPVEADAETAKPNSASLSEPLSLNPGLKHTLAQFHLSSQSSLGGPAAFSARYSQESMSPTVFLPLPSPQVLSGPLLIPPDSSTELTQTLLEGESISCFKVGGEKRLCLPQVLNSVLRDFSLQQINTVCDELYIYCSRCTSDQLHILKVLGILPFNAPSCGLITLTDAQRLCNALLRPRTFPQSGGFLPGKNTLAQLKETGSAFEVEHECLGKCQGLFAPQFYLAPDDPCIQCLECYGMFSPQTFVMHSHRSPDKRTCHWGFESAKWHCYLHINQKYLGTSEERELKHLLEEMKEKFSEKNQKRTRSKAESQQNLELSQWYPVIKQEAETDPQPPSFFHPSYYLYMCDKVVAPNVSLASQYKDVAKTAVKASEVNKSSPGQSEKKLSSGKHKKSASYPELSLEEQEKMDLKTGVEQPNKRLDPPVSTRSARGAKSERVSSKIPRDSGRGEGRADARTLSPTLMKDISCEDDKGRIMEEVMKTYIKQQEKLNTILRRKQQLQMEVEMLSNSKAMKELTEEQQNLQKELECLQAEHAQRMEEFYFEQRDLEKKLDQVMKQKCSCDSNLEKDKEAEYAAQLAELRQRLDHAEADRQELQDELRQEREAREKLEMMIKELKLQILKSSKNGKGK